The window CTTCGCACAGGAAGTACGAACGAGGGCAAGCGAAAACCTTGCGGTGGTGGAGCGGATAACCAAGCTCGATGCGGACGTAGGCGGCAACAGCGCTTCCATTGGTGAGCTGGAGAGAGTCGTGGCTTCCAATGAGCAGTCTTCCGCGACCAGGTTCAGCACCTTGGAAAGTCGGGTCGGCGAGAACGAAGCCGGACTTTCCCAGGAGGAGGTGGCAAGGACTGATGGGGACCAGGCTCTGGCGGAGCGGATCGGGCTGATGGAGGCGAGTTATGTAACGCCGCAGGCCGACCGTGACGAAGACGGGGAGGGTGATCTTGCAAGCGCAATGAAGTCGTGGGAGTCCACGGCCAAAATCGCTGATGAGTCGAAGGTTAGGGCGGCCAGCGACCAAGCGCAGGCGCTTCGCACCGAAACGCTGCAGGTGTCCATCGGGCAGACGAACAGCGAGCTGGCGAAGACGAATGCTTCGGTTCAGACCTCCAGCCAGGCGATAGCGAATATTGATGGCAAAGCAAATGCTATGTGGTCCGTGAAGCTCCAGGTGAACGCCCAGGGGCAGTACGTTGCCGCGGGCGTCGGGCTCGGTATCGAGAACGGTCCTGCCGGCCTGCAGAGCCAGTTCCTGGTCAGTGCTGACAGGTTTGCAGTGGTCAACGGCATCAACGGCACGCTGTCAGCGCCGTTCGTGGTGCAGGACGGCCAGGTCTTCATCAATCAGGCGTTCATCAACCAGGCTTTCATTCAGCAGATCATCCTCGGCATGACCTTGCGATCCCAGGCCGTGGACTCCCTTGGGCGTCCGCTGATCGAACTGAACATGGTCAACGGCACGTTCACCCTGCGCGGCCAGGACGCCAGTGGCAATGTGCTGATCACCAATGGTGGCATCTACGTGTATGACCTGAACGGCGTGGAGCGCGCTGCACTGGGGAGGATGACCTGATGGCCGATCTCTATGGGCTCCGGACGCGTGATGCGTCCGGGGTTGCCACCCTGGACACCACTATCACTTCGGTGCGGTCGCTGAAAATGATGCAGGTCGCTGGAAATGGTGCGTTCGACCAGTACATCTCCATTCCAGAGATCCAGGCGCAGTCTTTCGTGGTCGTGGATGCACTGTACGACGGAGGAGAATACACAAGCAGCCCCCAAGCATGGTACTCCACGGGGCAACTGCAATTGCGGCAACCCTACACCCAGACCTGGCAGGTGATGATTCTGTCGTTGGGTGGCGAGCCGTTCGCTGCACCTGGTTCTTTTGGCATCCGCGCTTCGAACAACAACATTCGAACGCAGATCGATTCAATTAACCAGGTGCTAACGGTTCGTTACAACGGGAGGTTCAACATTGGATTCCAAGGACCTGGTAGCAAAAACCAGATTCAATGGGCTGATGTGAATTTTGCTGCGCCGATCACCACATATGAAAGACCAATGGTCTTTCTGAATGCCGATGACTACATGATGGTCGGTAACTTTTCGGTGAAAGGTAGCCCGGGGAACTGGACAGGATTCAGGCTTAAAGCCTGGAACTACCAACCCGGGCATGGAGAAGCTGCGCTTTATCCGATGATGATCAATTGGTTCTGCGCGAGTTACATGGTGCCGGATGCAGCTCCCGGGCAATACGGAGCCTCGGTCCGGGACGCCGCAGGCAATCGGACCTTTGTCACCACCGCTAATCTGGCGTTGCTCAACGGTCAGCCTGCGTCCAACTCCTTTGTTGTGGCTGGAGATCCGCTCACAGGTGGGGCCTGGTATGCGCCTAGCAATCAAATGCCTTGGACCGGTAGTTACCAAGACTATGTATTGGCGAATGCTTTGTTTTCTGTCACTGCCATTGGACAAACAACCCAACCATTTCGCGCCAATTTCGGCGGTTTTCTGCCTGGAAACAGGTCTGTGCTGCAGATGTATTGCGACAACGGTTCAGGGATTAACCCACTTACAGCAAATGGTCGGACCCTCTTCGCATCTCGACCAATGAAACCTCTTTAAAAGGAACCAAGCATGCCATGGTACAGAACGGGCACGGTTGCGATCACGGCCGGCCAAACGACGGTGACCGGTGCCGGCACCAACTTCTCCGCCAACTCGCGGGTAGGGGATGCGTTTCAAGGCCCTGATGGCCGCTGGTATGAAGTGACCAACATTGCCAGCGGTACGGTGCTGAGCATTTTGCCAGCCTACCAAGGGTCGACCGTATCCGGAGGAGCCTACGGCTTGGCCCCTATGCAGGGGTACGTGAAGGAGTCTGCAGACCGTCTGCGCCAGATAGTCGATCAATGGGGTTCTACGCTGGCCCGCCTCGGCTCCGTCTCGACCGAGAACGTAGTTCCCGTGGCTAAAGGAGGAACCGGAGGTGATACGCAGTCCTCTGCGAGGACCGGGTTGGGCCTGGGATCAGCTGCCACAGCTGCGTTGGTGGGCAGCGTCACACAAGGCGGAGGTGCCGTTGTCGAATACGGAAGTAATTCAAATGGAACGTACTGCAAACTCGCCGGCGGTTTGATGATCTGTCAGACCGCCGGTGCAACCCTCTTACCCCCTGCGGGCATAGGCTATGTGGGCTGGACTTTCCCGGCCCAATTCCTTGGGGGGGTTCCTGCGTTCGTAGACTTGATCGCAGAGCCTGGGCAGGGCTCCGACATCAGAAGCTACGCCTGTCAGTCGCAGTATCAAGGGACGACAACAACTGGCACTACGTTCCTTACCTACATGGCCTCATCGGTGGGATGCAAGGCCATTGCTATCGGGAGATGGATGTAATGATTATCAAACTGTCGCCAGTTCGTTCTGATTCGATGCTGTCAGTCACCAAAGCGGGTGATGCCCTTGTCGTCAATGGTGTGTCATTCGATTTTTCGCGACTTAAGGACGGCGAGACCCTTCCGGCAAAAGCGATATCCAGCGACTGGATTACCCAAGACGTAGCGCGTGGCGGTGCGGATATCGAGATTACTTTGATCATGCCTCATGCGGTAGATGCGCCAGAATCGGCGAGATTCCCTGTAGATATCGTAAGCCCTGCTGACGGCGTCATTCAGCTTCCAGGACTTGAGTCGGAGCCATCGCAGCCGCCGATCATGGCCGGCGTAATCGACTGGAGTCAGGTGATTACCGCAGTGATGAAGCAGGAGCAGGAGGCGGCTGTTCTGCTCGTCCAGATTGCCGATCAGATCACCGCCCGCCGCCTCGTGGTAGACACCGCGATCGCGCCGCTGCAGGACGCGGTTGATCTTGAGGTGGCCACCGAGACTGAGGCAGCCCTGCTGAAAGAGTGGAAGCGCTACCGCGTGGCGCTGAGCCGTCTTCCCGAGCAGGAAGGGTACCCAACGACCATCAACTGGCCCACGCCTCCGGCCTGATCCAGCTGAACTTACCTGCTGTCCAAAGAACACAACCGGCCGCGAGCCGGTATTTTTTTGCCTGGAGCAACCCCATGACTGCACGCGGTGTACGCAACAACAACCCCGGCAATATCGACTTCAACCCGAGGAACGCTTGGCAGGGCCAGCTGGGCATGGAGGAGGGCGTGGCCAAACCGCGCTTCGCCAGGTTCGACCAGGCCGAGAATGGTATTCGTGCCCTGGGCAAGCTGCTGCTGAACTACCGGGGCAAGGACGGTATGCCCGGTGTCGGCCGCCCTGGCATCGACACCCCGCTGGAGTTCATCAGCCGCTGGGCGCCGTCCAGCGAGAACAACACCCTGGCCTACGCCCAGGCCATTGCCAAGCGTCTCGGCGTCGGCGTGCGCGACTCAATCGACATCTCCAAGCCGCAGGTGCTGCGCGAGGCAGTGGTAGGGATCATCGTCCACGAGAACGGCGGCAACCCGTACACGGATCAGGTGATTGACGAGGGTGTGCGGAGGGCGTTGGCATGACGTCCTTGGCTATGCGTGCTCTTGGCGCCGGCCTGTTGATCCTGCTGGGCGTCCTGTTGGGTATCTGGTCCGCTACAGGGCACTTCCGGCCGCTGCTGGACGCTGAGCAGAACCAGGTGGCCAGCTGCAAAGCTGCTCGGGACAATCTCAGCGGGTTGGCGGTGGAGCAGGGCAAGGCCATGGGCGACCTGACCCTGGCGGCAAAGACTCGCCAGGCCGGGGCTGAGCAGGCGGTTGGCAAGGCGAAGGCCAGCGCGGAAGTCGACTACGCCGCGGCAAACCGCCTGCAGCAGGAGCGCACCGGTGGCGACCAGTGCACAGCAGCCACCTCGATTATCGACAAGGAGCTTGGGCTATGACGGTGGTGGTGAACTCGCTGACCTGTAGGAGCGGAATGGGCATTTTCTGGCCTGCACGCCGCGTAATACGGGGCCTTGCCTGTGGGAGCGGGGTGGTGGTAACCCTGCTGTACCTTGCCGGCTGCGCGATGAAGGCGGAGCCAGAGATCCGCTATTTGCGCGTCGAAGTGCCGGTGCAGGTTCCTTGCCGTGCACCAGAAGTCGCGGTGCCGCCCTGGGCGGCCGCCGGCTTGCGCAGGGACGACAGCCTTGAAGTGAAGGTGAGGGCGCTGCTGGCTGAGCGCCGGCAGCGGATCGGGTACGAACGCCTTCTTGAGGCGGCTGTTTCGGCGTGTCGATAGGTCGGAGATCTGCGCCACGCGCCACAGAATCGCGAGCCTCGGTTTCGTGGCGCGGAGGGCGTGCGCAATATTCTTTACGCAGGTCTATTTGCAAAACCCGTAGCTAACTTATTGATTGTTATAGGCTTATTTCGGCTTTTTCGGGGCTCTAGGTGAGCAAGGAAAGACCATTAAAATCAATGGCTTAACGATTATCCGCACACCACCTTGACATGGTGGGGGTCGTTGGTTCGAGTCCAATTGTGCCTACCAAATCGAAGAAGGGGTGATCCGCAAGGGTCACCCCTTTTTTCATTGGGTTCTCGCGGCCTGGTGCTGCGCAGCAGGCCCTTATGCACGAATTCGCAAAGTTTTTGATTTTTCTGAAAAAAACGCTTTACAGGTACGCATTCGATCACTAATATGCGCACCACACGACAGGCACATAGCTCAGTTGGTTAGAGCACCACCTTGACATGGTGGGGGTCGTTGGTTCGAGTCCAATTGTGCCTACCAAATCGAAAAAGGGCGATCAGCAATGATCGCCCTTTTTGCTGTGCGCATGAAGCAGCGTGTAACGTTTGGTCGCGGTTCGGGGCATTGCCCGGCGTGCTAGAATCCGCCCCTTCGAATCTGGAGGTACACGCGTGCGCAAACTGGCTGTGGTAATGGCAGTGCTCGCCCTGGCGGGCTGTGAGAACGAGGTCGAAGGCGTGCACAAACAGGTGGCCGAACACCTGCACAACCCCAAGACCGCCAAGTTCGGCAACGTGCGGATCGACACCCAGGGCACCATCTGCGGCCAGGTCCGTGGCAAGGATGATGCCGGGCAGTACGAGGCCTACCGCAGCTACGTGGCCATCAAGCGCGATGGCCAGTACGAAATCATCGTCGACGACAGCGGCAACAACCTGCGCATCCGCGAAATGTGCGGCGGCGCCGAGCTGCAGCGCCGCGCCGAGGCCCTGGCTGGCCAGCCGGCCCCGCAAGGCTGGGATGTGGAAGTGATCCAGGGTGCAAACATGGGCGCGCTCAGCGACATGACTGCACGCCTGATCGAAAAGGGCATCCCGTCCTCGGTGGAGTACCGCGACGGCAAGCCGGTGGTGCTGATGGGGCCATTCCCCACCCGTGAGGAAGCCGAAGCGCGCAAGGCCGAGGTAATGGCCAAGCTGGGTACCGATTCGGTGGTGATCCAGCACGGCGCAGCGCGCTGAAAACTCTGTGTGAGTGGGGGCTGTAGGAGCGGCCTTGTGTCGCGACGGGCTGCGAAGCAGCCCCACAGAATCTGCTGTGATGCCGAATCCCGGGGCTGCTTTGCAGCCCGTCGCGACGCAAGGCCGCTCCTACAGGGCATGCGCCAGCTTCCGGATTTCGAGCAGTCACACGCGCGCTAGACATTGTCCGCACAGTTTTGGCTATGCTTGTCAGGAAGAAGCCGAACGGGGAGGGCCTCATGTCTACACTGGAGCGGGCCATTGCCGTGGCCGCCAGGGCGCATGAAGGGCAATACGACAAGGGTGGGGCCGCTTATATCCTCCACCCGCTACGCGTGATGATGCGGGTTTCCACAACCGAACAACGGATTGTCGCGGTGCTGCACGATGTGATCGAAGACACCCCGCTGACCCTGTCCGACCTGGCGCGCGAGGGTTTCGCGCTGAAAATCCTTGCCGCCTTGCTGGCGCTCAGCCGCCGTGAGGGCGAGGCCTACCAGGACTTCGTGGTGCGCCTGGGCGGTGACCCGCTGGCGCGCACCGTCAAGCTGGCCGATCTGGCCGACAACAGCGACCTTTCGCGCATCCCGTGCCCAGGCCCCACCGACCTGGCACGGCTGGCGCGTTACCGCGAAGCCAGCGCCTACCTGCAGGCCTTGGCTTGAGGCTGAATGCAGTCAGTCTTCCTTCGGTACCGTCCAGAAAATCTGCACGCCGCCATCGTCGCGGTGGGCGAGGGTGACGTTATCGTTTTCGGCGATTTCCTCTAGCAGGGTTTCCCAATCTTCCGGGGTTTCCTGCTCCAGACGGAAAATCAACGCCGCACGGCTGCGCTGGGCAGTGGGGCTGTTGATGATTTTCTGAATGCGCATACCCAGTTGTTCATAGCTGCTTGGGGTGGCGGAGGCGGTGCTGGACACAAGTGTTTCCTTGTTTTTGCTGTATGCGCATACAGTATTTCACTGTAAGTAATTTCGCAACAGTCAGACAGCAAACGCCCCGCCTGGGCAGCGGGGCTGTTTGCATTTCCGGGGGGGGGGGCGGCTGGCGATCAGTACTCCCAGAAGATGCGCTGCAGCTCCTTGCTGTCCTGGGTCCTGGTCATCGCTACCATCGCCAGAATCCGCGCTTTCTGTGGGTTCAGGTCATGGGCCACGACCCAGTCGTTCTTGTCATCCGGCTGCTCGGCGTTGCGCAGCACGAAGCCACCCTGGTTGACGTGCGACGAGCGAATGATCTGCACGCCGTTCTTGCGCAGCTCCTGCAGCGCCGGCACCACCCGCGACGACACCGAACCGTTGCCGGTACCGGCATGGATCAGTGCCTTGGCGCCATTCTGCGCCAGTGCCTTGTAGGCGGTGTCAGTGACGTTGCCATAGCCATAGGCGATATCCACCTGCGGCAGGCTGCTGATCTGCTTGATGTCGAACTCGGAGTTGACCGTGTGGCGCTTGGCCGGCAGGCGGAACCAGTACGACTTGCCTTCCACCACCATGCCCATCGGGCCCCAGGCGCTCTTGAAGGCTTCGGTCTTGATGTTCACTGCCTTGCTGACATCGCGCCCGGACTGGATCTCGTCATTCATGGTCACCAGCACGCCCTTGCCGCGCGACTGCTTGTCGCTGGCCACGGCCACGGCGTTGTAAAGGTTGAGCATGCCGTCGGCGGACATGGCGGTGCCCGGGCGCATCGAACCGACGACCACGATCGGCTTGTCGGTCTTTTCCACCAGGTTGAGGAAGTAGGCGGTCTCTTCCAGGGTGTCGGTGCCGTGGGTAATGACGATGCCGTCGACGTCCTTGCTTTCGGCGAGTTCGGCAACGCGTTTGCCCAACTTGAGCAGGTCGTCGTTGGAGATGCTCTCAGAGGCGATCTGCATGACCTGCTCGCCGCGGACGTTGGCCAGGTCGGCCAGCTCCGGCACACCGGCGATCAGTTTGTCGACGCCCAGCTTGGCGGCCTGGTAGGTGGCGCTGTTGGCGGCGCTGGCGCCAGCGCCGGCAATGGTGCCGCCGGTGGCGAGGATGACCACGTTGGCCAGCTTCTGCTGGGTTTCAGCCTCTTTGGCCGAAACGGTGGCTGGAATGGCCAGCAGCACGGCGAGTGCGCTGGGGGCGAAGATTTTCAGTGCGGCATTCATCGTTATTGTTCTCTCTCTTCCTAATGAGATGGTTGTTTTGTCGCACAGGGTGCAAGGCAGGTTTCGTACCAGGCATGTGTGCGCTGCCTGTAGGAGCGGCCTTGTGTCGCGATGGGGCGCGTAGCGGCCCCGGATTCACTGGCAAATGCACAAATTGCCGGGGCTGCTGCGCAGCCCATCGCGACACAAGGCCGCCCCCACATGAAGGTGCGTTCCATTCGAGATTCCGAACAAATGCAGGAAAAGACGTTCGGCTTTTCGGAAAAAATCCGGATAAACTGCGCCAAGTTCGACTTGACCTCCGACAGCCAAACGGATTTGACAAACCCCGGTCCTGTTTCCATAGTTAGGCAACGCAAACGTTTGCGATCCGACAAAAAACACAAGATTCGGAGTCATCGTCCATGAAACTGCCGTTCCCCGGTCGTCTGCTGGCCCTCGCGGTCATTTCCTCGCTGTCCCTGGCCCTGCCATTTTCCCCCGCCCACGCCGAAGACAAGCCCAAGGTTGCCCTGGTCATGAAGTCGCTGGCCAACGAGTTCTTCCGCACCATGGAAGACGGCGCCAAGGACTACCAGAAAGCCCACGCCGATGAATTCGAGCTGATCGCCAACGGCATCAAGAACGAGACCGACACCGGCGAGCAGATCCGCATCGTCGAGCAGATGGTCAACGCGGGCGCCAAGGCCCTGGTCATTGCCCCGGCCGACTCCAAGGCGCTGGTATCGGCGGTGAAGAAGGCCATGGACCAGGGCGTTGTGGTGATCAACATCGACAACCGCCTGGACCCTGAACTGCTCAAGAGCAAAGGCATCAGCGTACCCTTCGTGGGCCCCGACAACCGCAAGGGCGCGCGCCTGGTCGGTGACTACCTGGCCAACGAGAAGCTCAAGGCCGGCGACCAGGTCGGCATCATCGAAGGCGTGCCGACCACCACCAACGCCCAGCAGCGTACCGCCGGCTTCAAGGACGCCATGGACGCCGCGCAGATCAAGATCGTATCGGTGCAGAGCGGCAACTGGGAAATCGACAAAGGCAACGCCGTCGCCGCCTCCATGCTCAACGAATACCCCGACCTGAAAGCCCTGCTGGCCGGCAACGACAGCATGGCCCTGGGCGCGGTGTCGGCCGTGCGTGCCGCCGGCAAGACCGGCCAGGTGCAAGTGGTGGGCTACGACAACATCAACGCCATCAAGCCGATGCTCGCCGATGGCCGTGTGCTTGCCACCCTCGACCAGGCGGCCAGCCAGCAGGCGGTGTACGGCATCCAGGCGGCGCTGAAAATGGTCAAGGGCGAGAAACCCGACGTGGATGCCGACAACGTCATCCAGACCCCGGTCCAACTCATCACCAAGCCCTGATCGCTGGCAGGAGAAACGGCCATGCCTGCATCGGCCAACGAAGTAGTGCTCGCCGCCAGTGGCCTGGGCAAGACCTACGCCCAGCCCGTGCTCGGCGAGGTCAGCCTGAACCTGCGTGCCGGCGAAGTGCTGGCCCTGACCGGCGAGAACGGCGCCGGCAAGAGCACCTTGTCCAAGCTCATCAGTGGGCTGGAAACCCCCACCACCGGGCACATGCGCTACCGCGGCCAGGCCTACGCGCCTGGCAGCCGCAGCGAGGCTGAGCGCCTTGGCGTGCGCATGGTCATGCAGGAACTCAACCTGCTGCCCACGCTGACCGTGGCGGAAAACCTGTTCCTCGACAACCTGCCCGGCCGCTTCGGCTGGATCAGCCAGAAGCGCCTGCGCCAACTGGCCACGGCCGCCATGGCCCAGGTCGGCCTCGACGCCATCGACCCGGACACCTCGGTCGGCGAGCTGGGCATCGGCCATCAGCAGATGGTCGAGATCGCCCGCAACCTGATTGGCGACTGCCATGTGCTGATCTTCGACGAGCCCACCGCCATGCTCACCGCGCGCGAAGTGGAGCTGCTGTTCACCCAGATCGAGCGCCTGCGCCAACGTGGCGTGGCCATCGTCTACATCTCCCATCGCCTGGAAGAACTGCAGCGCGTGGCCCAGCGCATCGTCGTGCTGCGCGACGGCAAACTGGTGTGCGATGAGCCGATACAGCGCTATAGCAGCGCCGAACTGGTCAACCTGATGGTCGGCCGCGAGCTGGGCGAGCATATCGACCTGGGCCGCCGGCAGATCGGCGCGCCGCTGCTCAAGGTCGACAGGCTCAGCCGTGCCGACAAGGTGCGTGAAGTGTCGTTCGAGGTCAGGGCAGGGGAGATCTTCGGCA of the Pseudomonas asiatica genome contains:
- a CDS encoding tail fiber assembly protein; protein product: MIIKLSPVRSDSMLSVTKAGDALVVNGVSFDFSRLKDGETLPAKAISSDWITQDVARGGADIEITLIMPHAVDAPESARFPVDIVSPADGVIQLPGLESEPSQPPIMAGVIDWSQVITAVMKQEQEAAVLLVQIADQITARRLVVDTAIAPLQDAVDLEVATETEAALLKEWKRYRVALSRLPEQEGYPTTINWPTPPA
- a CDS encoding structural protein P5, which encodes MTARGVRNNNPGNIDFNPRNAWQGQLGMEEGVAKPRFARFDQAENGIRALGKLLLNYRGKDGMPGVGRPGIDTPLEFISRWAPSSENNTLAYAQAIAKRLGVGVRDSIDISKPQVLREAVVGIIVHENGGNPYTDQVIDEGVRRALA
- a CDS encoding SPOR domain-containing protein, producing the protein MRKLAVVMAVLALAGCENEVEGVHKQVAEHLHNPKTAKFGNVRIDTQGTICGQVRGKDDAGQYEAYRSYVAIKRDGQYEIIVDDSGNNLRIREMCGGAELQRRAEALAGQPAPQGWDVEVIQGANMGALSDMTARLIEKGIPSSVEYRDGKPVVLMGPFPTREEAEARKAEVMAKLGTDSVVIQHGAAR
- a CDS encoding HD domain-containing protein, yielding MSTLERAIAVAARAHEGQYDKGGAAYILHPLRVMMRVSTTEQRIVAVLHDVIEDTPLTLSDLAREGFALKILAALLALSRREGEAYQDFVVRLGGDPLARTVKLADLADNSDLSRIPCPGPTDLARLARYREASAYLQALA
- a CDS encoding DUF1654 domain-containing protein: MSSTASATPSSYEQLGMRIQKIINSPTAQRSRAALIFRLEQETPEDWETLLEEIAENDNVTLAHRDDGGVQIFWTVPKED
- a CDS encoding asparaginase encodes the protein MNAALKIFAPSALAVLLAIPATVSAKEAETQQKLANVVILATGGTIAGAGASAANSATYQAAKLGVDKLIAGVPELADLANVRGEQVMQIASESISNDDLLKLGKRVAELAESKDVDGIVITHGTDTLEETAYFLNLVEKTDKPIVVVGSMRPGTAMSADGMLNLYNAVAVASDKQSRGKGVLVTMNDEIQSGRDVSKAVNIKTEAFKSAWGPMGMVVEGKSYWFRLPAKRHTVNSEFDIKQISSLPQVDIAYGYGNVTDTAYKALAQNGAKALIHAGTGNGSVSSRVVPALQELRKNGVQIIRSSHVNQGGFVLRNAEQPDDKNDWVVAHDLNPQKARILAMVAMTRTQDSKELQRIFWEY
- a CDS encoding sugar ABC transporter substrate-binding protein is translated as MKLPFPGRLLALAVISSLSLALPFSPAHAEDKPKVALVMKSLANEFFRTMEDGAKDYQKAHADEFELIANGIKNETDTGEQIRIVEQMVNAGAKALVIAPADSKALVSAVKKAMDQGVVVINIDNRLDPELLKSKGISVPFVGPDNRKGARLVGDYLANEKLKAGDQVGIIEGVPTTTNAQQRTAGFKDAMDAAQIKIVSVQSGNWEIDKGNAVAASMLNEYPDLKALLAGNDSMALGAVSAVRAAGKTGQVQVVGYDNINAIKPMLADGRVLATLDQAASQQAVYGIQAALKMVKGEKPDVDADNVIQTPVQLITKP
- a CDS encoding sugar ABC transporter ATP-binding protein, which produces MPASANEVVLAASGLGKTYAQPVLGEVSLNLRAGEVLALTGENGAGKSTLSKLISGLETPTTGHMRYRGQAYAPGSRSEAERLGVRMVMQELNLLPTLTVAENLFLDNLPGRFGWISQKRLRQLATAAMAQVGLDAIDPDTSVGELGIGHQQMVEIARNLIGDCHVLIFDEPTAMLTAREVELLFTQIERLRQRGVAIVYISHRLEELQRVAQRIVVLRDGKLVCDEPIQRYSSAELVNLMVGRELGEHIDLGRRQIGAPLLKVDRLSRADKVREVSFEVRAGEIFGISGLIGAGRTELLRLIYGADRADSGSIALGQPPKAVTIDSPKAAVQAGIALITEDRKGEGLLLTQSISANIALGNLGAVSRAGVLDGEAEAALAERQIQAMRIRSAGPQQVVGELSGGNQQKVVIGRWLERDCQVLLFDEPTRGIDVGAKFDIYGLLAELARQGKALVVVSSDLRELMLICDRIAVLSAGRLIDTFERDHWSQDQLLAAAFAGYQKRDALLHEAAPRMDA